The DNA window CCCCACGGTGGATGGCATCCGCGTGCAGGGTCACATCATGGACATCGAAGCGCACACCACGCATGTTCTCCTCGCACAGAGCCCCCTGCAGAAGGAGCCAAGACCACCATCAAGTTCCTGCAACTACTGTAGCCCCGCGTTCCAGGACCGGTCCCAGTGCTACACCAATGCCTCCAGGTCTCCACCCGGATGGACCTGCTGTGTCTCCTGCCCACCTCCACCGCCCTAGGATCCCCTTCCCAGAAAGCAAGTCCACTGCCTTGCTCTGCCAAGGACAGGTGACCCCAAGATTCCCCCAAAAGAATGCGGGCCTCCCCGGCTCTTCTGAGAACCCACAGCCAACTGTCCCATCCTCCACTGGACACCCTCGCAGCCCCTCACCTCTTTGGTGGCCCACTGGAAGCCAGCCACCACGCTGTCCTTGATCTCGTTGAGGTACTGCACCCCCTTGGTGATGTCAGTGAGGACGTTAGGGCCGGTGCCGTCGGGCCCAAAGCACCAGATCTTACGGGCTTCAGCCACGTCCCACTCATACTTCTCAGCCAGATAGCGGGCCCGCTGCTTGAGTTCCTGGCGGGCAGACACTTCGCCCTTGTCAATGTCCTCAGCCAGGCCATCAGGGAAGGGTCGTGCCTTCATGTACAGCCGGTTGTGCTTGTTGGGGGACTTTGACAGGCAGAGCACATTGGACTCCTCACTGACGGTCTCGCGGTAGGAGACTACGGGGTCTGATTTCTGCAAAGTAAGTGTGCAAGTCAGGCCTGGCAGGGACCTCCCAGGAAAACACAGGGTCCTGATCAGAACGCACAGGCGGGGCATCATCTACAAATGACAAACCCGACTCCTTGCAAAAGCAggtaagaggggtgcctgggtggctcagtgggttaagccactgcctttggctcaggtcatgatctcagggtcctgggatcgagccccacgttgggctctctgcccagcggggagtctgagtccccccctctctctgcctgcttgtgatctctctgtcaaataaataaaataaataagtaaatttatttaaaataaataagtaaaaaaaaaaaaaaaaagcaggtaagAACAGGGCAGCCAACAGACCTAAGGGTGGCTACGGAAACCTAAACGGTATGTTAACTTTAGAACCTTGCCTTGCCAGTTTTTATCACCTGGAAAGCAACAAATCCTTCATGATGCCAACCTCAAAGATTCTGAAAACCAAAGTGAACTGTTCCTCAATTATATGTTTTACCTGAAGAAACACatcaaggaaggagaaaaaaccTTGACTACGCCACCTCTGCATGCCTAGCTCTATACTGGGGAGGGCAGGCCTCCCACCACCTGAGCCCAGACCCAGGCCTCACCTTGATGGGAATGCACGCGTGGTCCTCCTCCAGGTCCTTCAGACAGATCTCCAGGTGCAGCTCCCCAGCCCCCGCGATGATGTGCTCCCCGGACTCCTCAATGATGCACTGCAACGGGCCCATGAGTTAGCCCCTGGGCCCTGACCCCAGGACACTCAGCGACCCCGGGAAGTTTTAGGAAAtgggtggaaagcaggctccaggctTCCCTACTGTTGGGAGAATGCAGACTTCCTCGAAACAGGGATTTCTGGTAACTCAGGGGTCACGCAAAATAGCAAGAGCTCTCACAGGTGTGTGTGGTGCTGGTTCTTAGCATTACATCCCAGAGCAACCTGCTCTACAGAGAGCCCACAAGAATCGAACTATGAAAGAAAACTTGAGGATTCCCGGGCAAGAAACCCCCGTTGTCGCACAGCTGCTCTGCCAAGAGACATGCCCACCACACACCTGTGTGGTGTATCTTTCCGAGTATCTGACTCCCCCTAACTGTCCGAGAGGCTGCCGTAGGCCCCCCGGTAAGCACTCCTACAGGCAGCCTTCCCTGGGCCCGCACACACCCACCTGCACCATGGGGTCGGACTTGGCCAGCCGCTTCAGACCCTCCACGAGCTTGGGAAGGTCGGCCGGGTTCTTGGCCTCCACAGCCACGCGGACGACTGGGCTCACGCTGAACTTCATCACCCGCATGTTGTGCGCGTGCTCGAACGTGGTGATGGTGCCGGTCTTCACCAGGAACTGGTCCACGCCCACCAGCCCCACAATGTTCCCACAAGGCACATCTTCAATGGGCTCCACATAACGGCCCATCATCAGGATTGTCCTGGGGGGACGAGACAAGCACCCATACACCAGAGATCCCCCCAAAGGGCCAAACATGGCCTCCCTCGCTTCTGGAGCCTGTGGCCATCCCTGACCGCCTGAAACGGCAGTGTGGACCCAGCCTCCGAGCCTCGGGCCCTGGCTTCACCTTGCAGCCCAGGCTCCCGTGACAAGGAGTCCCAGTCCTTGCACACCGAAGCAGAAAGCTACCTGCCAGATTCCCACCTCCCCTATGGAGCCCCACACCCAATTCAAGGCTGACAGGAATGTCATGGGAACCTGACAGCTGTCGGAAGTCGGAAGTCAAGGCCCCAGGGAACTAGAGGTCggtctttcccccacccccacccggacTCGGGACTGGCACCAGCAGACAGAGCCTCTGGAGTCACGCAACCAAGCCGCTGCTAGCACCTCGAGCTTAGGGACATGTGTCCAAACCCAAACTAGGGCTCCAACCCCTGCTTCTGGACGTGCGTCATCCAGACAAGTCCCTCCCTCACCTGAGTTCCTCCCTGCTGTCTGGGCCCCTCTACACGCTGCGCCCCTCCCTGTGGGGGGAGCTCGGGACTGGTGTGGGACAAAGACCAGCCTGgcacacccaggagccccgagcaCCTCACCTCTGGATAGGTTTCAGGTACAGGTCCTCCTTCTTCCCAGGGGTGTAGTTGGGCCCCATGATCCTGACCTTCAAGCCAGTGGACACCAGCCCCGAGAACACACGACCGAAGGCATAGAAGCGACCTTTGTCGGAGGTCGGCACCATTTTGGAAATGTACATCATGAGAGGACCTTTGGGATCACAGCTTTTAATGCCTGAGAAGAAAGAAATCCCCAAAGGGAACTATGTGACTCCCTCACAGCTGGGCAGCGAGCATCGCCTTCCGGCCACCGGTGCAGACTGCTCTTAGGACTAGCGCTCTGTAGCCAGAGTGCAGATGAACCCCACATACCCATGGCTGCCTCGTCGTCCGGGGGCCCCTCGTACAAGAGCTCACAGCGGTACTTCTGGGCCGTCACGGGGGAAGGCAGGTGGATGGTGATCATCTGCAGCAAAGCGTCCCCAGCGGGAAGCCAGCGGCGCATCACAGCCTGCAGCAGGAAACGCAAAACTCAGGCAAGGCCCATAGCCTTCAGAATCCCAGCCTGCTCCTGTAGGACAGGCCAGCACCGCCCGGCTGGTGATGGGGCTGGGTCTGGTGGAGCCTCGACAGCCAGTCACTGACGCACCAGAGGGCAGGGCCAGCAGCATCCCCAAGCGGCCCACCCACACTCACCTTCAGAAGCGGCTTgccttctttgtctttgtcttcgCTGTCCAGTTTGATATCCAGCTTTTCAATCAGCTTTGctgtctcttctttcttgaaATTCATGATCGCATCAAACACCTGATGAGTTACACAAACAGCACGGTGGGTTTGGGAACAAAATGGAAACCTGTTGCTGCCTCCTGCCCAGCAATCCTAACAAAGCCACGGGCAAAGCGAGGACAGTGCTCCACAAGTCTGTAACAGCACAGCTCTCAGGGAGCCAGACAAGCTGGGAGAAACAAGATAGACTCTCAGGACAGGAGTCTGTCCTAACCCCTAAACCACAAAGGTGCCCGGGATTTACAAACGCTGAACACCTGCTAACAAAGCTCCCCCCGCTTTTAGTCTGTCCTCCGCCCACCAACCTCAGTGCGAGCTCGTCatcagagtagagccctggggggCTGAACCCACCtcaccctcccccaacacccactTTTCAACCCAGCTCTGCCCAGCCACAGGAGGTAGGAACAGATCCGGGAGCCACCAGGACCAAGGACAGAGAGCCCAGGCGGAGGCCCATCCGCAAGGAACTCGTTAGCTCACCTTGAAAATAGGGTCTAAGATGAGCTGACAGAACGTCCGTGGTAGTTTCTTCCCATCGGGGCTGGTGGCCGACTTGCTGAATTTGCCATTGGCGGGATCAAAATACCTGGCGAGGAAGAATCCACCAAGTCAACGACAGCAGGCCATGGGGAGACCCAGGTGGGCAGAAGGCGCCTACAGACAGCTCCTGCTCCCCAGCCACATCGCCACCACTGGCCCCGAATCCCTGCTGAGGTTCGGCAGCATCAGGGAGTGCCCTTCCACCTCCCCTGCAGTGCTCACCGGTCACCCCACAGCTTCTTCATCATGTCCTCCACTTTCTTGGCCCGCTCAGCAGGCCCCAGCTGGCCCTCGCCCTTGGCAGCAAATTTGGCCACATACATCTCTGCAAACTGCTTCAAGGTAAAGGCCCAACCGTGGAGCCCAGACCCAAAGCCGACAGTCCCAAGTACAGGGTCGATCTGCAAGGGCGAGAAAATGCTATGAGCGGAAACAGCTGCACAAAAAGCACAAAGCCCCTGGGTACTGTGGGCCTCAGACATCCGATTTCTTCAAGAGCCATCAGGTCAAAGTGAAGAAATTTTAGTCATCATTTTTAAGGCCCAACTCTGCTCCATGCCCTCTGGCGGCAGGGTATGTGAGCACGGACCGCCAACAGGTGGGACCGCCCACCAGCCCGCAGACCCTCAACAGTGCAGGTCAGACCCGCTTAAAAACAGCCCAAGCTCGGTTGTAAACCTGCCTGCGCAACCAACCACCCGGAGTCCCCAGGAGAGCCTCGACTCACACCCTCTGGCCCAGAGAGGTGCCAGCCCTCCCAGTGTGGCCAAGAACGAAGACCTCTCCAAGGGAGACGGACAAAGCATTGGAATCAGGGGGCAAACAGCAAGCCAGCCGAGACCCTCAACCGCAAAAGGCAAATGACCTACCATGATGTTGCCCATGGGTCCGCTCTCGCCCTCCCCGTAGGTGGAAATGATGACGTTGACGTTCTCCACGATGCGCTGGAAGGTCTGGTAGAGCTCCTCGGGCTCCAGCTGCAGCTCCAGCAGAGCCCGGTCCATCTTGTTCATCATCAGCACAGGCTTGATGCGCTCGGCGATGGCCTGCCGCAGCACCGTCTCTGTCTGCACGCACACACCTGGGAACGGGCGTCTCCatcagtgggggcagggggaggtgggcagcATCCCAAACCACACATGCAGGGACCTACCGCTTACCAGACACACAGTCCACCACCACCAAGGCACCGTCGGTGACACGGAGGGCGGCAGTCACCTCCGAGGAGAAGTCAACATGCCCAGGGGAATCGATGAGGTTGATGAGAAAGCCGGAGCCGTCCTTGCTCTGCTTGATAAAGTTCAAGTCGTTCTCCGAGAGCTCGTAGAAGAGGGAGATAGCCCTGAGGAGATTGGGGCACGTTGGGTGGATGGAAGCCACATCTCCACTGCCCTCCCTGGACGCGGGAGTACACCCAGACCTGCCCCGGGAGTCGGCACGCCCTTTTCCTACCTCTCAGTGAGGTGCTGAGACCTCCCCTTGCTGATCACTCCGCCCTAAGGACAGGATCCGACTTCCCAAGCAGAGAAGCTGACCCACCCGagaggctctgccctcagcccgGAGGCCCACCTCCCTGCCATGAGTACCAGCTGCAAATGCCCACCTGCCCAGCCCCTCGTCCTGGTTCCTCTCAGGCCCAACACACCTGACCCCAAATACTGACCAGGTGATAAAACAAGGCCTGAAACCTGCGGACAACCTTCCACGCTTCCCCCGGACCCCACTGACGCCAGCCTCGGAACCACCCAGAGAATCTCCCCAGCTGCCAACGGAGAGCAACGGCCGCTCAGTCCCTGCTCCAGGTGCTCCCTTTGCCGACACCTAAGACCAAAGATGGTCACTGAGGGAACACACAGGGCAGGACGATACGAAGTGGCTCGCTGTCAGTGGCACCAGCCCAGACTTCTCCTGACGGTGCCAAGAGCCCCGCAGTCCCGGAACCGGGAGGCCACCCGGCTAAGCCCCTTCCTCTCCGAAGCGCCCCAAGCCCCAACACCAAGCCTCCTGGGCCTCGCTGGCTGCACTTCCCCTGGCGGGactgctcccctcctccctccctgccccggaCTCCCCACGGGCTCCCACCCGGCCCGCCCCGGGGCAGCGGCGTGCTCACGTGGATTTGATGGTGATGCAGCGCTCCTGCTCGTCCTTCCGCGTGTCGGTGAAGCGGGTCTCCCCAGCGCGGGCGGAGGCGATGATGCCGGCCTTGCACACCAGCGAGTCCGTCAGCGTGGACTTGCCGTGGTCCACGTGGGCGATGACGGACATGTTGCGGATGTTGGCCTTCTTGTCCATGATGGCCCGGATCTGGTCTACCGTGAAGTTCacctgggcgggggagggggagctcaGGCCAGCCCCGGGGCAGGGGGACCGGGGTCTGGGACTCCCCCGGTGGTGGCTGCCGAGGCGGGAACAGGAGCGCGGCCGCTGGGCGTCTGCACACCCCAACTGCTGGCTGACACCCCCGTGAAGGTGTCACTCGCCCGACTCCAGGAGACCCCGGCCGAGCCTCCCGCACCGACACCAGGTCCCCGCGGGACAGCGGCGCCGAGGGCTGCGGCAACCCCCTGGCCACCGCGGGACCGAAGACGCCCCCAGAAGCCCATCCCCGCggccgctccccaccccccagcgaAGGTCCTCCGTGCGGTCCAAGGTCACCCCTCCAGCTGGGGGCCGGACGGcgccggggcgggcggggggctgGCGCGGTCCCCGCGGGCGCCCGCCCCGGCCTGCGGCCCCGCTGTCAGCCGCGCGTAGGGGACGCGCAGGCAGGGCGGCAAGCGGCCCCGACGGCCCAGCGCCGGCGCGGCAAACCCGCCTCCGCCCCGCgcgcccacccccgccctgccacctccctgcccccGGCGGCCCCGGCAGAAAGTCGAGCCCGGCTCGCGACCCGCGGGTTACATAAGGCGGCTCGCCCTCGCCCCGCTCCCCGCACAGCGCCAGCCATGACGACGTCTGCCACATCAGCACAagctccccctgccccgccaTGGCCCCAGCTCCGGGCCGGGGTCCCGCGAGGGGCCGGCGCCCCCGGAAGTGGGGAAGGGGCTCGGCGAACGGCACGACGCGCAGACATGGCGGCGGccgcttcctccccacccccccccgggCCCGCCGGCGCCGCCATGTCTCTTCCATGTCCGGGCGGCCCCAGCGCTCCAGACCCGCGAGCACCGGTCCCGGGGGGACCCCGCCGCCCTCCCAGGCCTCCAGCCGGACGCCGCTGCTCACCATGGTGGCGGATGGCGGTGGATTCTCCCAGGCAGATCCAAGCGAGGCGAGTCGCGCCGAGGATGGCGGCGACGACGGCGGAAGAGAACGTTGACGTCAACACCTGACCTTTTATAGGCAGAAGCCGGTTGGGCGGGTCATCTGCCCGCGCTGCGGGGGCGGGGCGACAAGGAACGCCCGGCGCAGGCGCAAGGAAGGGCTCCTCCGGTTAACCCTTCCGGCGACGGTGCGGCCGTGGGATTTCCCGGGGATGGTGGTCGACCCAGAGCTGGGGGCAGGCCTCCGGAATGCAGTACCGAGGAGCCTTGGGCGAAAAGCGCCGCTTTAGCTGAGAATATTAACCGTGGCGGCTATCGCAGCTTGCGCAATGCCGAGCACGTCTGCTAAAAGCACTTTACAGTGTGAAAAGGGTCTGTGGATTGCACGCCAGCCAATTTTCTGGTTTTGCTATTATGTAAGATGAAACCACCGAGAAAGGTGGAGCGAGAATCCTGGAGACCTCTCTGCACTATTTTTGTAACTGTCTGCCatataattatttcagaataaaaaccttttttaaaagcaggtaTTAATCATTTATCCCAGAAAGACAGATGGGCCAGCCACTGCACCAGGAATCCTGTAAGCGTCGTCTCTGTGACAACCCACAGAACGCCTGACCTTCTCTCCCACTTCACCTGTGCTTACACCAGGTCCTTGGATTtctcgtgcctcagtttcttcatctgtaaaatggggtcatCGGTGCTACCTTACGGCGGGAGGGTGAGATGACAGACATTCAAAGGGATAAGCTCTGCGCCTGACACAGCGCTGAGTACACACCAGCTATTTTAATTAGCTATCTCTGCTCTTAGTAcaacatttatttcagagacgCTGTTTGCCATGTCTCAGGCACCAGGCTCAGCGCTTTCCAGGTGCAAcctcattttctatttcatttcctccCTAACCAAAGGTTCACAAGTCTATTTTGCATTTGTGTCCTAATCTGACCCTTAGAAACTATTGTATCTCAGATCTTTGGCTCGAGGGAGCAAATTTGACATTCCATTCAGcatctttattctttataatgAGCCAAATTCAATGCTGGGTACATAGTGACTTGTAGAAAGTCTTTCTTGTATCATCCACGAATGATATTCTTATTagcacacaaacaaacaaaaaatcacccCTAAGATAAATCTTCCCCTACACTCACGCTGTCAAAAAGAGAGGGACTgcactgcttccctccctccttccccacctccggGAGAAGAGAAGATGTGCGTCCTCAGAAAACAACACACTTTGGAATCTGAACTCAAAGCCTGTGCACCCTTCCTTGCACATTTGGTGTTGTAAAGCACTGTCCAGCCCTGACAGCCTTTACACTGGGGGTTAATTCGGAGGCTCTAAGCACCAGCATCTGTGTCATGACACATCTAATGTTAATCTTTACAAGGCAAATATATGTGCCATTTGAAGCACACggggggttttgtgtgtgtgtttcatttaagattttatttatttatttgactgagagagagagagagagcacaagcaaggggagcagcagagagagagggagagggagaagcagtctcctccctggccacagggctcaatccccagacccctggaccatgacctgagctgaaggcagacactaaactgagccacccaggtgccctcgaaGGACACATTTTCAGTGTACACTTTCCcattctcaataaattttaatctttaaatggATTGAGGACCTATTGCGCGCTGGGCTCCGTATCAGGCACTTCACAGCACTTCCTTGCAAATTGGGGCATTTCATTGTCGAAAAGCAAAGGTTTTCATTAAAAGGGGGGTCAATTCGCTCTCAAGTGAATGAAATGCTTAAGACGAaaattcagggacgcctgggtggctcagttggttaagcagctgccttcggctcaggtcatgatcccagcgtcctgggatcgagtcccgcatcgggctccttgctcggcagggagcctgcttctccctctgcctctgcctgcctctctgtctgcctgtgctcactcgctctctctccctctatccctgacaaataaataaataaaatcttaaaaaaaaaaaaaaaaaaagacgaaaatTCAATTTAGTATAACTTAAACGAGCGGGGTTGACTTTTAAAGAATAATGAGATTAAAGTCCTTCCATCCACAACGACCCTTCACGGAGAGGTTTTCTGTCCCACAGCTGCAGAGAGGGGACCAGGCGTTGGCGAGCTACCTGTCCCCATCGCTATTCCCAGACCCACATTCAGCAGAAGCCTGGGGAAGGAATTGGGCTTCAGCAGACAACGAAAGCATCCACCGCCAGGTTCAGGGTCTGCAGTAATAAATACAGGCCGAGGTAAAGGGTGGGGaagaaccatgagaaaaaaaatcacctctgcAGGGAGGCTCAGCTGCGCATGCGCGAGCCAAGAGGTTGGCGCGTCCAGGAGGCGAC is part of the Mustela nigripes isolate SB6536 chromosome 2, MUSNIG.SB6536, whole genome shotgun sequence genome and encodes:
- the EEF2 gene encoding elongation factor 2, translated to MVNFTVDQIRAIMDKKANIRNMSVIAHVDHGKSTLTDSLVCKAGIIASARAGETRFTDTRKDEQERCITIKSTAISLFYELSENDLNFIKQSKDGSGFLINLIDSPGHVDFSSEVTAALRVTDGALVVVDCVSGVCVQTETVLRQAIAERIKPVLMMNKMDRALLELQLEPEELYQTFQRIVENVNVIISTYGEGESGPMGNIMIDPVLGTVGFGSGLHGWAFTLKQFAEMYVAKFAAKGEGQLGPAERAKKVEDMMKKLWGDRYFDPANGKFSKSATSPDGKKLPRTFCQLILDPIFKVFDAIMNFKKEETAKLIEKLDIKLDSEDKDKEGKPLLKAVMRRWLPAGDALLQMITIHLPSPVTAQKYRCELLYEGPPDDEAAMGIKSCDPKGPLMMYISKMVPTSDKGRFYAFGRVFSGLVSTGLKVRIMGPNYTPGKKEDLYLKPIQRTILMMGRYVEPIEDVPCGNIVGLVGVDQFLVKTGTITTFEHAHNMRVMKFSVSPVVRVAVEAKNPADLPKLVEGLKRLAKSDPMVQCIIEESGEHIIAGAGELHLEICLKDLEEDHACIPIKKSDPVVSYRETVSEESNVLCLSKSPNKHNRLYMKARPFPDGLAEDIDKGEVSARQELKQRARYLAEKYEWDVAEARKIWCFGPDGTGPNVLTDITKGVQYLNEIKDSVVAGFQWATKEGALCEENMRGVRFDVHDVTLHADAIHRGGGQIIPTARRCLYASVLTAQPRLMEPIYLVEIQCPEQVVGGIYGVLNRKRGHVFEESQVAGTPMFVVKAYLPVNESFGFTADLRSNTGGQAFPQCVFDHWQILPGDPFDNTSRPSQVVAETRKRKGLKEGIPALDNFLDKL